One genomic window of Pseudanabaena sp. FACHB-2040 includes the following:
- the menB gene encoding 1,4-dihydroxy-2-naphthoyl-CoA synthase, with protein MHADWQEAKPYEDILYHKANGVAKITINRPHKRNAFRPKTVVELYDAFWDAREDTSIGVVLLTGAGPHTDGKYAFCAGGDQSVRGKAGYVDDAGVPRLNVLDLQRLIRSMPKVVIALVAGYAIGGGHVLHILCDLTIAADNAIFGQTGPKVGSFDGGFGASYLARIVGQKKAREIWFLCRQYSAQEALDMGLVNCVVPVDELEAEGIRWAEEILQKSPIAIRCLKAAFNADCDGQAGLQELAGNATMLYYMTEEGAEGKQAFLEKRSPNFKQYPWLP; from the coding sequence ATGCATGCTGACTGGCAGGAAGCCAAGCCCTACGAAGACATTCTCTATCACAAAGCTAACGGCGTTGCCAAAATCACCATTAACCGGCCCCACAAGCGCAATGCCTTTCGACCCAAGACCGTTGTAGAACTGTACGACGCTTTTTGGGATGCCCGTGAAGACACCTCCATTGGCGTGGTGCTGTTGACTGGGGCTGGACCTCACACCGACGGCAAATATGCTTTTTGTGCTGGCGGTGACCAGAGCGTGCGCGGCAAGGCGGGCTATGTGGATGACGCTGGTGTTCCCCGGCTGAATGTGCTGGATCTGCAGCGGCTGATCCGCTCGATGCCCAAAGTAGTCATTGCGCTGGTGGCTGGCTACGCCATCGGCGGCGGCCATGTCCTCCATATCCTATGTGATTTGACCATCGCTGCCGACAATGCCATCTTTGGACAGACTGGCCCTAAGGTAGGCAGCTTTGATGGCGGGTTTGGAGCAAGCTATTTAGCCCGTATTGTCGGCCAGAAGAAGGCGCGGGAGATTTGGTTTCTCTGCCGCCAGTACAGCGCCCAGGAAGCTCTAGACATGGGCCTAGTCAACTGCGTGGTGCCGGTGGATGAACTGGAGGCCGAGGGCATTCGCTGGGCTGAGGAAATTTTGCAGAAAAGCCCAATTGCTATTCGCTGTCTCAAAGCGGCTTTTAATGCTGACTGTGATGGGCAAGCGGGTCTACAGGAATTGGCGGGCAATGCCACGATGCTTTACTACATGACTGAGGAGGGGGCAGAAGGCAAGCAAGCCTTCTTAGAAAAGCGATCCCCCAACTTCAAACAGTATCCCTGGCTCCCCTGA
- the hemJ gene encoding protoporphyrinogen oxidase HemJ: MAYYWFKAFHIVGVVVWFAGLFYLVRLFIYHVEAESEPEPARSILKNQYELMEKRLYSIITTPGMLLTVAMAIGLLVLMPDYLHQSWMHAKLGLVALLIGYHHYCKRLMKQLARGECKWSGQQLRALNEAPTLLLVVVVLLVVFKNNLPADATTWLVAGLVVFMAATIQLYARKRRLDKERAQAELVSPEGQALQNS; the protein is encoded by the coding sequence ATGGCTTACTACTGGTTCAAAGCATTTCACATTGTTGGTGTAGTCGTTTGGTTCGCTGGCCTGTTTTACCTGGTGCGGCTGTTTATCTATCATGTCGAGGCCGAGTCTGAACCCGAACCGGCCCGGAGCATCCTCAAAAATCAGTACGAGCTGATGGAAAAGCGGCTCTACTCGATCATCACTACACCCGGTATGCTGCTCACCGTGGCAATGGCCATTGGCCTGCTGGTGTTGATGCCTGACTACCTGCACCAGAGCTGGATGCATGCCAAGTTGGGCTTGGTGGCTCTGCTGATAGGCTATCACCACTACTGTAAGCGCCTTATGAAGCAGCTTGCTCGCGGCGAGTGCAAGTGGTCAGGCCAACAGCTGCGGGCCCTCAATGAGGCACCGACCTTACTTCTGGTAGTTGTGGTCCTACTGGTAGTGTTTAAGAATAACCTACCGGCAGACGCCACGACTTGGCTCGTCGCTGGCTTGGTCGTTTTCATGGCGGCAACTATTCAACTCTATGCCCGCAAACGCCGTTTGGACAAAGAGAGGGCACAGGCAGAGTTGGTTTCGCCAGAAGGGCAGGCTCTGCAAAATTCCTAA
- a CDS encoding chlorophyll a/b-binding protein: protein MAQEQQAKFGFTQFAENWNGRLAMLGFTIGLATELLTGKGILAQLGLM, encoded by the coding sequence ATGGCTCAAGAGCAACAAGCAAAGTTCGGTTTCACTCAATTCGCTGAAAACTGGAATGGCCGTTTGGCAATGCTGGGCTTTACCATTGGTCTGGCTACCGAACTGCTGACTGGCAAGGGTATTCTGGCTCAGCTCGGTCTGATGTAA
- a CDS encoding ABC transporter ATP-binding protein yields MVAAVTLQNVHKVYDNVPVVNNLSLTIEPGEVFGLLGPNGAGKSTTIRMLTTLARATEGCIVVAGYDIDRQPLDVRRQIGVVLQQISVDGDMTVWENMEFHGRMHHLPNPRRQRQIDQWLEYVDLADRRDDKVKTLSGGMKRRLQIARALLHNPRILFLDEPTVGLDPQTRRRLWEIIQGLSQQGMTLLLTTHYMEEVEYLCDRIGIMDQGQLIEVGTLAELRQKHGHGLLMQQRGDRWEYTFFPTLEEANIYLDQQTDKTGLMTRESNLEDIFVELTGRNLD; encoded by the coding sequence ATGGTCGCTGCCGTTACCCTGCAAAACGTTCACAAGGTCTATGACAACGTGCCTGTAGTCAACAACTTGTCGTTGACGATTGAACCGGGGGAGGTATTTGGCCTGCTCGGCCCTAATGGCGCAGGCAAATCTACTACTATTCGCATGCTGACGACCCTGGCAAGGGCGACTGAGGGCTGTATTGTGGTGGCGGGCTATGACATTGATCGCCAGCCGCTAGACGTGCGGCGACAGATTGGCGTGGTGCTGCAGCAGATCAGTGTCGATGGAGATATGACCGTGTGGGAAAACATGGAGTTTCATGGGCGTATGCACCACCTGCCCAACCCCAGACGACAGCGACAAATTGACCAGTGGCTGGAATATGTAGATCTGGCTGACCGCCGCGATGATAAGGTCAAAACCCTCTCAGGCGGGATGAAACGCCGCCTACAGATTGCCCGTGCCCTGCTGCACAACCCCCGTATTCTTTTTTTAGACGAGCCAACTGTAGGCCTCGATCCGCAAACCCGCCGCCGCCTGTGGGAAATTATTCAGGGACTGAGCCAGCAGGGCATGACGCTGCTGCTGACTACCCACTATATGGAAGAGGTCGAGTACTTGTGCGATCGCATCGGTATTATGGACCAAGGCCAGCTGATCGAAGTTGGCACCTTAGCCGAACTGCGCCAAAAGCACGGTCACGGCCTGCTGATGCAGCAGCGCGGCGATCGCTGGGAGTACACCTTCTTCCCCACCTTGGAAGAAGCCAACATCTACTTAGACCAGCAGACCGACAAGACCGGACTAATGACCCGCGAGTCTAACTTGGAAGACATTTTTGTAGAGTTGACAGGGCGAAATTTGGACTAA
- the scpB gene encoding SMC-Scp complex subunit ScpB has protein sequence MLGLASTIEAILYLKGQPLPIGKIAEYAGCDREAVEEGLMELMDDYAHRQGALEVVETKDGYSLQLKERYRHLVDSLIPLDLGVGALRTLAAIALKGPISQTDLVDLRGSGAYQHIQELVSQGFVRKRRQADSRSSLVQVTEKFYQHFEIDQLPKLRPKTPALEAPPGEAEDEAENMEAAS, from the coding sequence ATGCTCGGTCTGGCCAGTACAATCGAAGCTATTCTCTACCTCAAGGGTCAGCCGCTGCCGATTGGCAAGATCGCTGAGTACGCGGGTTGCGATCGCGAGGCAGTTGAGGAAGGGCTGATGGAACTGATGGACGACTACGCCCACCGGCAAGGGGCTCTAGAAGTTGTCGAAACCAAGGATGGCTATAGCCTGCAGCTCAAAGAGCGCTATCGGCATTTAGTAGATAGCCTGATTCCATTAGATTTGGGGGTGGGGGCTCTGCGAACGCTGGCTGCGATCGCATTGAAAGGGCCAATTAGTCAAACTGATTTAGTAGATTTGCGCGGTTCAGGCGCATACCAGCACATTCAAGAATTGGTGAGCCAAGGATTTGTGCGCAAGCGACGTCAGGCAGATAGCCGATCGTCTCTAGTGCAGGTGACAGAAAAGTTTTATCAGCATTTTGAGATTGATCAGCTGCCTAAACTGCGCCCCAAAACGCCTGCGCTAGAAGCTCCTCCTGGTGAAGCAGAAGATGAAGCAGAGAACATGGAGGCAGCCTCCTGA
- a CDS encoding DUF760 domain-containing protein has translation MVFNPEDADFIGMSTDSDQTNQLLKYLQHQPPEVLTRVAQSVSGEIKQIISQNVQGLIGVLPADGFSVQVTTDRENLAGLLASAMMTGYFLRQMEQRMELEHRVSGSLFSSDSDSDSL, from the coding sequence ATGGTGTTTAACCCTGAAGATGCTGATTTCATTGGCATGTCTACGGATAGCGACCAGACGAATCAGCTCCTGAAGTACCTTCAGCATCAGCCCCCTGAGGTGCTGACTCGTGTAGCTCAATCCGTCAGCGGTGAAATCAAGCAAATTATCTCTCAGAACGTTCAGGGTTTAATTGGCGTACTTCCCGCTGATGGCTTTAGCGTTCAAGTCACCACCGACCGGGAAAACCTGGCTGGGCTGTTGGCTTCTGCCATGATGACGGGCTATTTTCTGCGCCAAATGGAGCAGCGGATGGAGCTAGAGCACCGGGTGTCGGGCTCCTTGTTTAGCAGCGATTCAGACTCAGACAGTCTTTAA